A part of Dermacentor variabilis isolate Ectoservices chromosome 10, ASM5094787v1, whole genome shotgun sequence genomic DNA contains:
- the PIG-V gene encoding phosphatidylinositol glycan anchor biosynthesis class V yields MNSSVVVLALFSRFVIFLLQVAFNWAVPDHNADAFRSPWPASRDLGDRLVSWLFGGLTRWDSQYFLHIAEHGYTYEQTLAFFPLFPWLVRQTADGLVDPITSVYLSRHSVLVLSGVLVNAAFFVVAAVALHRLTHQLFSKEHADEAVLLFCFNPASVFFSACYSESVFAAVSFLGLLLLEQNRPNLATLFFCLGGLVRSNGFLSAGFLLYSGFVCGLTPVRSVFRAAFCFLPFLLFQCYAWSLFCIPDYSQRFSAAILNQAAESGFRLAGRNASKWCSNLIPFSYGYVQSRYWDVGFLMYYRLKQLPNFVLALPVVIVILHSSASALKRCSDKRHIPYVLHAVGFLAITVLFANVQVVTRLIAASSPMLYWTAFFGPSRVERKFRSVVWADVAVNLWQSDIHSKRIVTYFVGYGVLGTALHVNFLPWT; encoded by the exons ATGAATTCCAGTGTAGTCGTGCTCGCGCTATTCTCCCGTTTCGTGATATTTCTGCTTCAG GTGGCCTTCAACTGGGCAGTGCCTGACCACAACGCGGACGCCTTTCGTTCACCCTGGCCTGCGAGCAGGGACCTGGGAGACCGCCTCGTCTCGTGGCTCTTCGGTGGCCTGACGCGCTGGGACAGCCAGTACTTCTTGCACATCGCCGAGCACGGCTACACGTACGAGCAGACGTTGGCCTTCTTTCCGCTGTTCCCGTGGCTTGTCCGCCAGACCGCTGACGGCCTCGTCGACCCGATCACGAGTGTCTACCTGTCGCGTCACAGCGTGCTCGTCCTCAGCGGCGTTCTCGTCAACGCCGCTTTTTTCGTCGTCGCCGCCGTGGCTCTGCACCGTCTGACCCACCAGCTCTTCTCCAAGGAGCACGCTGACGAGGCGGTCCTCCTGTTCTGCTTCAACCCTGCCTCCGTCTTCTTTAGCGCCTGCTACAGTGAATCCGTCTTCGCAGCTGTCAGCTTCTTGGGCCTACTGTTGCTCGAGCAAAACAGGCCGAATCTGGCGACGCTGTTCTTCTGCCTGGGCGGCCTGGTTCGGTCCAACGGGTTTCTGTCGGCTGGATTCCTGCTCTATTCCGGCTTCGTCTGTGGGCTGACACCCGTCAGGTCGGTCTTCAGGGCGGCGTTCTGTTTCCTGCCGTTTCTCCTGTTCCAGTGTTATGCGTGGTCGCTTTTCTGCATACCCGACTACTCCCAGAGATTCTCTGCTGCAATCCTGAATCAAGCAGCTGAGTCAGGGTTTAGGCTGGCCGGCCGCAATGCTTCTAAGTGGTGTTCGAATCTAATTCCTTTCTCCTACGGATACGTCCAGTCACGCTACTGGGACGTTGGTTTTCTCATGTATTATCGCCTGAAGCAGCTGCCTAATTTCGTTCTTGCTTTGCCAGTTGTCATAGTTATCCTGCACTCCTCGGCCTCTGCCCTAAAGCGCTGCAGTGACAAGCGACACATTCCATACGTTTTGCATGCTGTTGGTTTTCTTGCTATCACAGTTCTCTTTGCAAATGTTCAAGTGGTGACGCGGCTGATTGCTGCTTCAAGCCCAATGTTGTATTGGACAGCGTTTTTCGGACCCAGTCGAGTCGAAAGAAAGTTTCGCTCTGTTGTCTGGGCAGATGTAGCAGTCAACTTGTGGCAAAGTGATATTCATTCAAAGCGTATTGTCACATACTTTGTTGGTTATGGAGTTTTGGGGACGGCTCTGCATGTAAATTTTTTACCATGGACATAA